One Candidatus Tanganyikabacteria bacterium genomic window carries:
- a CDS encoding ABC transporter ATP-binding protein — translation MVTHNLSRHYGATVAVDEVTIEVRGGEVLGFLGPNGAGKTTVTRMLCGLIAPTAGTAIVLGHDVEAGAEAIRREVGVLTESPGLYRRLSARENLAFYAGLYGIAREDAARRIDHYLRKLDLWEARDRAVATYSKGMAQKVAIARALLHEPRLVFLDEPTAGLDVESARTVRDFILTLKDEQRTVFLCTHHLDEAERVCDRVAVFKRHIIALGDADRLRAQLAGNRVVVRLADPSDNALRDVIAALPFVTEAQLREDGDLVATLQNPENQTPELVRALVEQGGRVQAVRPATASLEEVYLKLVENGKLPGGPA, via the coding sequence ATCGTCACCCACAACCTGTCGCGCCATTACGGCGCCACCGTCGCCGTGGACGAGGTGACCATCGAGGTGCGGGGCGGGGAGGTCCTCGGTTTCCTGGGGCCCAACGGCGCGGGCAAGACCACCGTCACGCGCATGCTCTGCGGTCTCATCGCGCCCACCGCGGGGACGGCGATCGTCTTGGGCCACGACGTCGAGGCAGGCGCCGAGGCCATCCGGCGCGAGGTGGGCGTGCTCACCGAGAGCCCGGGGCTCTACCGGCGGCTGTCGGCCCGGGAGAATTTGGCGTTCTATGCGGGCCTCTACGGCATCGCCCGCGAGGACGCCGCCAGGCGCATCGACCACTACTTGCGCAAGCTGGATCTTTGGGAGGCCCGGGACCGGGCCGTGGCAACCTACTCCAAGGGCATGGCGCAGAAGGTGGCCATCGCCCGTGCCCTGCTCCACGAGCCGCGCCTGGTGTTCCTCGACGAGCCGACGGCCGGGCTGGATGTCGAGAGCGCCCGCACCGTGCGCGACTTCATCCTCACGCTCAAGGACGAGCAGCGCACGGTGTTCCTGTGCACCCACCACCTCGACGAGGCCGAACGCGTCTGCGACCGGGTCGCCGTGTTCAAGCGCCATATCATCGCCCTGGGAGACGCCGATCGCCTCCGCGCCCAGCTTGCCGGCAACCGCGTGGTGGTGCGTCTGGCCGATCCGTCGGACAACGCCCTCCGGGACGTCATCGCGGCCCTGCCCTTCGTGACCGAGGCGCAACTTCGCGAGGACGGCGATCTGGTGGCGACGCTGCAGAACCCCGAGAACCAGACGCCGGAACTCGTGCGCGCCCTGGTCGAGCAGGGCGGGCGCGTCCAGGCGGTGCGGCCGGCGACGGCGAGCCTCGAAGAGGTCTACCTCAAGCTGGTCGAGAACGGGAAGTTACCGGGAGGTCCGGCATGA
- a CDS encoding ABC transporter permease subunit — protein sequence MRRVLTLLRKEWLDLWRNPRLFLGVLVVPLLIAAVMIPALTLTMGGMESALKEYVAQNRVARKAPPVAKPKPPAEADLPLPGLDRRLRSEPPKRQALWYTVTMMMGYLFIFPIALPLSLGAASIIGEKQEGTLEPLLATPIRTGELLAAKTLFAAMPGILVTWAAYLVQLFSAGTVLPRDKVLMIFASPPWLAALFLLTPVLAFMTTLGLVMVSAWVTDQRSAQQLGALLVLPVTGAVLTVMLGLVQLETLLVLAIPPAALACLVLLQLAVRVFHRDTILTRWR from the coding sequence ATGAGGCGGGTACTGACGCTGCTGCGCAAGGAGTGGCTCGATCTCTGGCGCAATCCCAGGCTGTTCCTCGGCGTCCTGGTGGTCCCCCTCCTCATCGCGGCCGTCATGATCCCGGCGCTCACCCTGACGATGGGCGGCATGGAGTCGGCGCTCAAGGAGTACGTCGCGCAGAACCGGGTCGCCCGCAAGGCCCCGCCCGTCGCGAAGCCCAAGCCTCCCGCCGAGGCCGACCTCCCCCTACCGGGGCTGGACAGGCGCCTGCGGTCCGAACCGCCCAAGCGCCAGGCCCTGTGGTACACGGTGACGATGATGATGGGCTATCTGTTCATCTTCCCGATCGCCCTGCCGCTGTCGCTGGGCGCGGCCAGCATCATCGGCGAGAAGCAGGAAGGCACGCTCGAACCGTTGCTCGCGACGCCCATCCGCACCGGCGAGTTGCTGGCCGCCAAGACCCTCTTCGCGGCGATGCCCGGCATCCTCGTGACCTGGGCGGCCTACCTGGTCCAGCTTTTCTCGGCCGGCACGGTGCTGCCGCGCGACAAGGTCCTCATGATCTTCGCGTCGCCTCCCTGGCTGGCCGCGCTGTTCCTGTTGACGCCGGTCCTGGCATTCATGACGACGCTCGGTCTCGTGATGGTCTCGGCCTGGGTGACCGATCAGCGCTCGGCGCAGCAACTGGGTGCCCTGCTGGTCCTGCCCGTCACCGGCGCGGTCCTGACGGTGATGCTAGGGCTGGTGCAGCTGGAAACCCTGCTGGTGTTGGCCATCCCGCCGGCCGCCCTGGCGTGCCTGGTGCTGCTGCAACTGGCGGTGCGTGTGTTCCACCGCGACACCATCCTCACGCGCTGGCGCTGA
- a CDS encoding Uma2 family endonuclease, with translation MAVAGVRLKKWTRAQWHRLIDRGVLGEDDRVELLDGDIVEMTPQSELHAATVHIVSDALRQAFGAGFAVRVQSPVALDDRSEPEPDVSVVRGSQRDFRSERPHAPDLIVEVALSSLETDRDRKSSLYARAGRPEYWIVNLDEMVVEVYRNPVRDGIGFYDGWSYGTVQTLHEGDHVSLLAVPGASVRVADLLP, from the coding sequence ATGGCCGTGGCCGGAGTTCGGCTCAAGAAATGGACGCGGGCCCAGTGGCACCGCCTCATCGACAGGGGCGTCCTAGGCGAGGACGATCGGGTGGAACTTCTCGACGGGGACATCGTCGAGATGACGCCCCAATCGGAGTTACACGCGGCGACCGTCCACATCGTCAGCGATGCCCTTCGCCAGGCCTTCGGCGCCGGTTTCGCTGTACGCGTCCAGTCGCCGGTCGCGCTTGACGATCGGTCAGAGCCGGAGCCGGACGTCTCGGTCGTTCGCGGCAGCCAGCGGGATTTCCGTTCCGAGCGCCCCCACGCGCCCGATCTCATCGTCGAGGTGGCGCTATCGTCGCTCGAGACCGATCGCGATCGCAAGAGCAGCCTGTACGCGCGGGCAGGTCGGCCCGAGTACTGGATCGTGAATCTAGATGAGATGGTGGTCGAGGTTTACCGAAATCCAGTTCGAGACGGGATAGGCTTCTACGACGGCTGGTCCTACGGGACCGTCCAGACATTGCACGAAGGCGACCACGTGTCACTGTTGGCCGTCCCGGGCGCTTCCGTTCGGGTCGCCGATCTCCTGCCGTGA
- a CDS encoding response regulator produces the protein MDKKKPLRIMLADDESLIRLDLKEMLVELGHEVAGEAPDGQTAVEMAQKVDPDLIIMDIKMPGLDGLQALAQISAVRRIPTIMLTAYSQPDLVEQAVGLGVFAFLVKPIKEADLLPTLEVAIARSEELKAVEAEVKDLEETLATRKLVEKAKGILMEQSGLGEAAAFRKIQKLSMDRRKPIKDIAEAIILAADMNLTR, from the coding sequence ATGGACAAGAAGAAGCCCCTGCGCATCATGCTGGCCGACGACGAGTCCTTGATCCGGCTGGATCTCAAGGAGATGCTCGTGGAACTCGGCCACGAGGTCGCCGGCGAGGCGCCGGACGGCCAGACGGCCGTCGAGATGGCGCAGAAGGTCGATCCCGACCTCATCATCATGGACATCAAGATGCCGGGCCTCGACGGGTTGCAGGCGCTCGCGCAGATCAGCGCCGTGCGCCGCATCCCGACGATCATGCTGACCGCTTACTCCCAGCCCGACCTGGTCGAGCAGGCGGTGGGCCTGGGCGTGTTTGCTTTCCTGGTCAAACCCATCAAGGAGGCCGATCTGCTGCCGACGCTGGAAGTGGCGATCGCCCGCTCCGAGGAACTCAAGGCGGTCGAGGCCGAGGTCAAGGACCTCGAGGAGACGCTGGCCACCCGCAAGCTGGTCGAGAAGGCCAAGGGCATCCTGATGGAGCAGTCCGGGCTGGGCGAAGCCGCGGCATTCCGCAAGATCCAGAAGCTCTCGATGGACCGCCGCAAGCCCATCAAGGACATCGCCGAGGCGATCATCCTCGCGGCCGACATGAATCTCACTCGTTAG
- a CDS encoding histidine kinase N-terminal domain-containing protein has product MTPGASGTSAPASALAEVVPNEGDRAWIAHMRGHLAFLADLIPADLFICCPRADGDLVAVAEARPTVRESFYQHSQLDQPLSRDAAAVYQALAEGRICDGPAGKVIGGQPMHQRAYPLRRGRSVAGILVVERNLYEELKHTEEKRQLYRTVIDRAVQTLLARSRTADLPLAPAGAGDAMLILNADGVIRLASHQAATLARRWGLPDALEGLAWPETFPARGELRPLATAGLCEEFELTGRRQAVEIRILRLEPADGEAAAIAMLRDTTELREKDRELAIKETIIREVHHRVKNNLQTIAGLLRLQMRRARNPEVKDILSDCIERISSIALVHEYLAHDDVGAVDMKELAYNMLKAALQGFAAPDLAIAGRLISSKDRITLPSAKATSSALVVNELVQNACKHAFRGRRKGTLDLILEAGEDGSLHLKVRDDGIGLPAGFDPEAAGHLGWNIIRNLVRDDLRGALKLESSSGGTTVTITIPPERR; this is encoded by the coding sequence GTGACGCCAGGGGCGAGCGGCACGTCCGCACCGGCATCGGCCCTCGCCGAGGTGGTTCCCAACGAGGGCGATCGCGCATGGATCGCGCACATGCGCGGGCACCTGGCCTTCCTGGCCGATCTCATCCCGGCCGACCTCTTCATCTGCTGCCCCCGCGCCGACGGCGATCTCGTGGCGGTGGCCGAAGCCAGACCCACGGTTCGGGAATCCTTCTACCAGCACTCGCAACTCGACCAGCCGCTCAGCCGCGATGCCGCGGCCGTGTACCAGGCCCTCGCCGAGGGCCGGATCTGCGACGGGCCGGCCGGCAAGGTCATCGGCGGCCAACCCATGCACCAGCGCGCCTATCCCCTGCGGCGCGGGCGATCGGTGGCGGGAATCCTGGTGGTCGAGCGCAACCTCTACGAGGAGCTCAAGCACACCGAAGAGAAGCGCCAGCTCTACCGCACGGTCATCGATCGGGCGGTCCAGACCCTGCTCGCCCGGAGCCGGACGGCCGACCTGCCGCTCGCGCCGGCCGGGGCGGGCGACGCGATGCTCATCCTGAACGCCGACGGCGTCATCCGCCTGGCGAGCCACCAGGCCGCCACCCTGGCGAGGCGCTGGGGCCTCCCGGACGCCCTCGAGGGCCTCGCCTGGCCTGAGACTTTCCCGGCTCGCGGCGAATTGCGCCCGCTCGCGACCGCGGGCCTGTGCGAGGAGTTCGAACTGACGGGCCGCAGACAGGCCGTGGAAATCCGCATCCTGCGGCTGGAGCCGGCGGACGGCGAAGCGGCGGCCATCGCGATGCTGCGCGATACGACCGAATTGCGGGAGAAGGATCGCGAACTGGCGATCAAGGAGACGATCATCCGCGAGGTCCATCACCGCGTGAAGAACAACCTCCAGACGATCGCCGGGCTGTTGCGCCTGCAGATGCGCCGCGCCCGCAATCCCGAAGTGAAGGACATCCTGTCGGATTGCATCGAGCGGATCAGCAGCATCGCCCTGGTCCACGAGTATCTCGCCCACGACGACGTCGGGGCCGTGGACATGAAGGAACTGGCCTACAACATGCTCAAGGCCGCATTGCAGGGGTTCGCGGCCCCCGACCTGGCCATCGCCGGCAGGCTAATCAGCTCCAAGGACCGCATCACCCTGCCCTCGGCCAAGGCGACTTCGTCGGCCCTGGTGGTCAACGAACTTGTCCAGAACGCCTGCAAGCACGCATTCCGGGGCCGCCGGAAAGGGACGCTCGACCTGATCCTCGAGGCCGGCGAGGATGGCTCGCTGCACCTCAAGGTCCGCGACGACGGCATCGGCCTGCCCGCCGGGTTCGATCCGGAGGCCGCCGGCCACCTCGGCTGGAACATCATCCGCAACCTGGTGCGCGACGACCTGCGCGGCGCTCTCAAGCTGGAGAGCTCGTCCGGCGGGACGACCGTCACCATCACGATCCCCCCCGAGAGGCGGTAG
- a CDS encoding tyrosine--tRNA ligase, which produces MFAETTSEPAIQEQLRNITLGAQDVFPAADLAKKVASGRPLRIKLGFDPTKPDLHLGHAVVLGGLRRFQDAGHQIVVIIGDFTARIGDPTGKESARPPMSTEEIEQNARTYLDQLGIVVDISRAEIRHNSEWLAKLSLAETISLLGKATVAQMLSRENFARRYERGDAIGLHEFLYPLMQGYDSVQIGADVELGGTDQRFNLLVGRDLQAAFGQDPQVCVTYPILEGIDGKEKMSKSLDNYIGLTMPPAEMYGRTMSIPDALLASWFPLTTGLSAGDIAAILAGHPRDAKMRLAREIAARYHGAEAARSAEEQFVRQFQQRELPADIPEVRAPSPSNICALLVRIGLAKSTSYVRQLLSEGAIKRHDLAPDGQVGGARVLLDPKEDVEIPPAGFIIQVGKRRFAKVLPE; this is translated from the coding sequence ATGTTTGCGGAAACCACATCGGAACCTGCCATCCAGGAGCAGTTGCGTAACATTACGCTGGGCGCGCAGGACGTGTTTCCGGCCGCCGATCTGGCCAAAAAGGTCGCCTCCGGCAGGCCGCTGCGGATCAAGCTGGGCTTCGATCCCACCAAGCCCGACCTGCACCTCGGCCACGCCGTCGTCCTGGGCGGCCTGAGGCGGTTCCAGGACGCCGGGCACCAGATCGTCGTCATCATCGGCGACTTCACGGCCCGCATCGGCGATCCCACGGGCAAGGAGTCGGCCCGCCCGCCCATGAGCACCGAGGAGATCGAGCAGAACGCCAGGACCTACCTCGATCAACTGGGCATCGTCGTCGACATTTCCAGAGCCGAGATCCGCCACAACAGCGAGTGGCTGGCAAAGCTCTCCCTGGCCGAGACGATTTCCCTGCTGGGCAAGGCCACGGTCGCGCAGATGCTCTCTCGCGAGAATTTCGCCAGGCGGTACGAACGCGGCGACGCGATCGGCCTGCACGAGTTCTTGTATCCCCTGATGCAAGGCTACGACTCGGTGCAAATCGGGGCGGACGTGGAACTGGGCGGCACCGATCAGCGCTTCAACCTGCTGGTCGGCCGCGACCTTCAGGCCGCATTCGGCCAGGATCCGCAGGTTTGCGTCACCTATCCCATCCTGGAAGGCATCGACGGCAAGGAGAAGATGTCCAAGTCGCTCGACAACTACATCGGGCTGACGATGCCTCCGGCCGAGATGTACGGCCGCACGATGAGCATCCCGGACGCCCTGCTGGCGAGCTGGTTCCCGCTCACGACCGGGCTGTCGGCCGGCGACATCGCTGCCATCCTGGCGGGACACCCCCGGGACGCCAAGATGCGCCTGGCCCGCGAAATCGCGGCACGCTACCACGGGGCCGAGGCGGCGCGGTCGGCCGAGGAGCAATTCGTGCGGCAATTCCAGCAGCGGGAGTTGCCGGCCGACATCCCCGAAGTCCGGGCGCCGTCGCCGAGCAACATCTGCGCGCTGCTCGTGCGGATCGGGCTCGCCAAGTCCACCAGCTACGTCCGCCAGTTGCTGTCCGAGGGAGCGATCAAGCGGCATGACCTGGCTCCGGACGGCCAAGTCGGCGGCGCTCGCGTGCTGCTCGACCCCAAGGAGGACGTCGAGATTCCCCCCGCCGGCTTCATCATCCAGGTCGGCAAGCGGCGCTTCGCCAAGGTGCTGCCCGAGTGA
- a CDS encoding citrate synthase (catalyzes the formation of citrate from acetyl-CoA and oxaloacetate), with translation MVDRVIHKGLEGVVVATNPLTSIDGQIGKLMYRGYLIGDLAEHSTYEEVVWLLLNGELPTAPQLETFRADLAANRAIPDSVIAVLRLLPPEANAMAALRTSVSALAFADLEAEDNSEAANRRKAVRLTAKLATIVAAFDRIRSGQEPIAPRADLSHAANFLYMLRGGEPDEHMAHVFDVCLTLHADHEMNASTFAGRVTASTLSDIFSAITSAIGTLKGPLHGGANSKVMEMLLQIGDPAKAETWIKDALANHQRVMGFGHRVYKVEDPRATVLRTLSRQLGERLGNTRWYEISRTVEQEVREQKGLYPNVDFYSASTYYLMGIKTDLYTPIFALSRIAGWTANLLEQYADNRLIRPDSEYTGPKERPYVPLDQR, from the coding sequence ATGGTGGACAGAGTCATCCACAAGGGACTCGAAGGCGTCGTCGTCGCGACAAACCCGCTCACGAGCATCGACGGGCAGATCGGCAAGCTCATGTACCGCGGGTATCTCATCGGGGACCTGGCCGAGCACAGCACCTATGAAGAAGTCGTCTGGCTGCTGCTCAACGGCGAATTGCCCACCGCTCCCCAGCTCGAGACCTTCCGCGCGGATCTCGCGGCCAATCGCGCCATCCCGGACAGCGTCATCGCCGTGTTGCGCCTGCTCCCGCCCGAGGCCAACGCGATGGCGGCCCTGCGCACGTCGGTCTCGGCGCTGGCCTTCGCCGATCTGGAGGCCGAGGACAACTCGGAGGCCGCAAACCGTCGCAAGGCGGTTCGCCTGACGGCGAAGCTGGCGACCATCGTGGCCGCCTTCGACCGCATCCGATCGGGTCAGGAGCCGATCGCCCCGCGGGCGGACCTCTCCCACGCCGCCAACTTCCTGTACATGCTTCGCGGCGGTGAGCCCGACGAACACATGGCGCACGTGTTCGACGTGTGCCTGACCCTGCATGCCGATCACGAGATGAACGCCTCGACCTTCGCCGGGCGGGTCACGGCCTCGACGCTATCTGACATTTTCTCGGCGATCACGTCGGCGATCGGGACGCTCAAGGGTCCGCTCCACGGCGGAGCCAACTCGAAGGTGATGGAGATGCTGCTCCAGATCGGCGATCCGGCAAAGGCCGAGACGTGGATCAAGGATGCCCTCGCCAATCACCAGCGTGTCATGGGCTTCGGCCACCGCGTGTACAAGGTCGAGGATCCCCGGGCGACCGTCCTGCGCACCTTGTCGCGGCAACTGGGCGAGCGGCTCGGAAACACCCGGTGGTACGAGATCTCGCGCACGGTCGAGCAGGAAGTCCGCGAGCAGAAGGGCCTGTATCCAAACGTGGACTTCTACTCGGCTTCGACCTACTACCTGATGGGCATCAAGACCGATCTGTACACGCCCATCTTCGCCCTGTCCCGCATCGCGGGCTGGACCGCCAATCTCCTCGAGCAGTACGCCGACAACCGGCTCATCCGGCCCGACTCGGAGTACACCGGCCCGAAGGAGCGCCCCTACGTGCCCCTGGACCAGCGCTGA